Genomic window (Balearica regulorum gibbericeps isolate bBalReg1 chromosome Z, bBalReg1.pri, whole genome shotgun sequence):
CTGGAAAACCTGTCAAAGCTCAAGATTATAAAGTGAAGTGTTAAATCTTGAATCTGGCTATAGGGGATCCCATAAAATGTGAAGGTCTCATCGAAAGCTGGATCTAAGGTTTTTCTCAGCACTCTGGTTTTCACCTTGTGCTTTTTCTCAGGCAGGATTGTCATTTTGATGTAGGGATCAGAAGTCATTGACTGTTCATCCATTGCTGGCAACCCACGTGCTTCTTTGATGTTCACTACAAATGCCTTTTTCTCAAAGTTGTACTCTAAGGAGAAATAGAGAGTTCCTAGCTTGTCTTGTTTATCTTCAGATGATAGGGAAGTGATAGATTTTAAACTATCAGGGGATACTgaatctttcttcctttctacaAAGTGCTTAGGAGACAAATTTTCAGGATCTGGAGAGCTCTGGATTTTAGGGGTTGTTTTGGGGAAGTTGCCATTTAgatctctcttctccaggtcaAGATGGAGAGAATTCTTTGGCATCGCTGATTTgttctttgcttcatttttatcatCTGCTCCAAACTTCTTCTTACTGTTGAGATTCTCAGGGTAAATATCAACCCCCTTCAGCACATGGACAAACTTATATGGAGGGGTCTTATTGGATTTGGAAGATTTACGTTGACAGCAGATCCAAGCAAAAAGGGAGACAGAGAAGACAAGGCCAAATGCACTAAAGATCCCAACCACTGTAGGAATTTCATCTGCAAATCAAATAAATAGCAACAAGCACATAAGCAGCAATGCCTTGGACTCTGTGTGATatttaataaagtaataatttaGTAAAACATATATGAGATCATAACAGCAGCAGGATCGACAGACTGAAAGTGCTTTGCATTTTACATATTGCTCGCCATCTGCAGGCATGAATGTGTAGTTCCATGCTAAGGCACACTTTATGTTAGTATTTTTCCATACACAAGAGTGTTTGGgaggaaaatactattttcatcCTAATAGTAATAACCATTAGTAATTCCTCAACTATCTCATCCCTCTGTACGTAGTTCCTGAGTTTATATATCTATGAGTAATGCCAGGTCTCAGAAGGTTTCAGCTTTAAGTTTATAGAGCTTTGTTGGTTAGATAAATCAGATTCTGAAATATGCATTACTTATAGATACGTTGTCTGCTTTTCACACTGCTTCCTAGAATACTTTGTACACTCAATTAACTCATTTTTATGGTACGATCCCATAAATGCCTGGAGGTATCTCTTGAAAGAACCGAGTTTAATTGGAGGTTATAACACTCAACAATTTCAATGGGATTTTCAATACTTTGCAGAAGGAAGTCTATCAAGAAAATTTAGAATAATTATATACCAAGTGTCTTTTCTAGATGGATGTGACATTGGACAGTCACATGTGAGtccaaagctgaaaaaaaactaTTAAGTGTGTCATTGATAACCACTAAGCTTTGCATTTAATACAGTATGAATCAAAGCTATGGGGAGTTTACAGGAAGGGTCACTACTTTTTAGGAGTAcgtaataaaaacattaaaacataatTGTCTTCTACCTTAATACAAATCTTACACTTCCAactgaataaagagaaaactgagCAAGTATTACAACCTCAATTGTCATGTGGATACATTAGTTACATATAGAGTATCATTAGCCCTTCAAAGCATGCATCAAAGGGGCAAATGAGCACCACTAATTGGAAATCCAATTTTGCCCATAAGTAACACTACTAAGTGAGTTTAAGCTTCCCACAATGTAACAATCAGAGCTTAATCTTTATTCCCCACAACATTGGAAAACTAGTAGAATATTAATGGCATGACACTGTTTACGCATAAAGGCAATTGTGTAACAGTTCTGGTTCTCTCTCAAATGATTAGCAGATCATTCTggatgagaaaagcaaaactatcTCCCTCTATGTATTACTAAATCAGCTTCATCCAGGTAAAAGCTGGCCAGATAGATGTGCTGCCACTATACCTTTGGGGTTTAGTaggatgatttaaaaaaaatccacaacaatGCTCTCAGAGCAAAGTAGGACATAATGTTCCAGCACAGAGAGGATCAGGCCtggttattaattttttctgacAGTATTAATGTCACTTTTCCTTTGCCTACAAGCTGTATCAGTCTACATACTTAATTGTAAGCACTTAATGAAATGActaaaatttatataaataaccaaaaaagtgttttttctaaGTTAAGCATGTGACTCTGAGTTTCAAGAATTCCCTGAGctgcagaaaattaaacataCATGGTATAAAGGTAGAAATCCAGAAGTCATTGAAAACTAGTCAGAATACTTTAATAGCTTTTAAGAATTATTTGTACATTTACAATAATTTTACATGTGATGACAGACTTTTATAGTAATGGAAATTATGCTATATTTTAATTCTACAACTACTCAAAGCAGTGGTAATTATCttccttaaataaataattagatAAGCATGATGTCACAAATGTGGTTAGAAACATCAAGTGGGTGGGGTAGCAAAGAAGATGAAATGGTAACTAAAATTGTTTTATATCTAAAACTAATTATGTTGCAACCTGAATTTCTTGTTGTCATAATGTAAATCAATTGGTTAACATTCAAGGGGGTGTATTAATAGGAAATATCACCTATTGATCCTCAGAGAAgttattatttcagttatgtGATATCAATCTGGAGTCACTTCACCTAAGTCATTGCAGTGATCCTTGAAAAAATAACACTGCCAAAGCAAATATAATCCAGACTAAAgttaatatttgtaaagcagAGTTGAGAAACATTACTACTTAGTGCTTTTCTGAATAAAGCTATTTATGTACTATTTTATAAGTGCACATACACGACTGTTTCTGAAACTTCCGGTATCATAGTTAATCATCCTACATCTAGTGCATGGAATTAAACAACTGAAAAGTTCATTGTTATCATTGCTATTCTCAGTGAACCCAGGCTGATCAAGATGCAGCTGTTTAGCTAAAAACACTGGGATCCTGTATTTTCATCTTCCTAGCAAGGTCCTTTACAAGAGTACTTTTCACTTTAACTAACAGTTGACAAATCTTTCTctacaacaagaaaaaaaaaaaaaaaaaaggcaattattCAAAGAATGGCTtgagcaaatattttctctgtggcACAGGATGCATTTACATCATTTAACTCTGAAGCCACACTACTTTAACcaagacagagaaaacaagcCCAAACCTCTCCCAGCTGAAAACGCATCTACACAGACCTCTTACCTCTCCTGGTGCTTTACCGAGGGGAACAGGTtagggaggaaagaagagagagagagagagaagggaaagaaaataaattcacacAACTTCTGAGGTCGAAGAGAACTGGGGAAAAACAGGTTCTTCCCAACAAGCTGCGTGCTGGGAGGCGCTGGGTGGCTCGGCAGAAGCTGCCTGCGTGCACTTCgcctggggaggggagcagcccccagccccgcgggcTGGGAGTTGGGGCCGGGACGCGCTTACCGAACTGCTGGCGGCTGGCCGCGATCGGAGCCATGTTGGCGGCGTGCGCTGTCCGCGGTGCTGGAGCCGCTGTCCGCGGTGCTGGAGCCGCTGTCCGCGGTGCTGGAGCAGCCGTCCGGGGTGCGGAAGCCGCCGTCCGGGATAGGGAGCTGCCTCCCCCGTTACCGAGCGACCTGCCCTGCTGTACCCCGGCTCTCCGCTCTCACAGCGCCCGGGCAACCGTCTTTTCCagcttgggttttggtttgttgtgttttgtttggtttttggttttttttgtttttttttaaagaaagaaaataataataacaaaaaaaccccaaaacccgGAGACGCGAGCGGTggggaaggtggaggaggaggctgcGAGGGGGCTGGagaaagggggggaggggaagcttCGATCCTCCCCTTTGCACACTGATTTGCAACCCCCTTCCTGTTTTGGCTCTTCTGAGTAGCTCCGCTCTGAGACTGAAGACGTGGTTGAAACCCAAATTGACGCAATCCTGACGCTACAGGGCTGAAATCAGCACCTTTCCCACCTCccatcccccctccccaaccaccacaccctccctccctcccgctgtctccctcccttctttcttttcccctccctccctcctccccccccccccccccccccttcctggGGATTGAACACGCACTCATCGATTATTTTAACTGCCCTGCTGCAGGATATGAGCTCTCACACTCCCTCGGACACAAACAGTGAAATGCTAATGTCTGTGATTCGGTGCATGTTGTGTAATACATGGGTGTGTCTGTTTTAATGGggtaacatttatttatttgcttatttatctGTCAGCTGGACAGGCTACAACAATGTGAAGGAGATGCCAGCTTAGATGGTCCAGACACCTTGGCTCCCACTGCAAGGCACACTGTTCTCCCATGGCTGATGTGATACACTTACTGGATTTGAATCATGAAAACTCCCAATGTGCCTTCTCCCTGTCCCTCTTCCCTGCTTCTTCCCACCACCCACACCCACAAAAACACTCAGTCCCCACTTTGGAACtatatttctcttctcctcttgaCCTTCTTGTAGGTCTAGGAAAGAGCTGGATCTGCCCAGATACCCCTGGATTTTGCCAGGTTTAAACGTCTGTCTCCTAATCTGGACTGAGAATATGGTGGGGGGAGGCAgacaggcaggaggaaaggggagagaCAGAATGAGAAAGCAGGGCTGCCTGTAACTAGAACTGCTACAGTGTATAATAACCCAGGATAAATCCTGGTGCAACAGAGCTGCAAAAGTCAGCACCTGGCATCTGACTCCTCCTGGATTCAGAAAGAATCGTATCAGCCAAGTTTGGAGCCCAACTGCTAATTCTGCTGCATAAATGGGAAACAGGTGTTGTTGCTTTTCTAAATAACAAAATCCAGATGCAGGCATAGTCTGGCATGGCCACACTCCATGATGAGCCACTTGGAAGCTAGTAAGTCTTTGCCCACTTTAAAGCATGTTCTTGCATCACGGTGACTCCAGTGAAGcttcttgtatttcagaaaaattaaaataggaagGCCAAGGAATCAATTAGTGTCAAAACACAGCTGAATGAAGTGCCTGGCTTAGCCTGAGAGTTGAAAACCTATTGGTTAATAATATTT
Coding sequences:
- the SYT4 gene encoding synaptotagmin-4 isoform X2, coding for MAPIAASRQQFDEIPTVVGIFSAFGLVFSVSLFAWICCQRKSSKSNKTPPYKFVHVLKGVDIYPENLNSKKKFGADDKNEAKNKSAMPKNSLHLDLEKRDLNGNFPKTTPKIQSSPDPENLSPKHFVERKKDSVSPDSLKSITSLSSEDKQDKLGTLYFSLEYNFEKKAFVVNIKEARGLPAMDEQSMTSDPYIKMTILPEKKHKVKTRVLRKTLDPAFDETFTFYGIPYSQIQDLTLHFIILSFDRFSRDDVIGEVLIPLAGIELSEGRLLMDREIIKRNKSSGRGELLVSLCYQSTTNTLTVVVLKARHLPKSDVSGLSDPYVKVNLYHAKKRISKKKTHVKKCTPNAVFNELFVFDIPCEGLDDISIEFLVLDSDRGSRNEVIGRLTLGSSAEGTGGEHWKEICEYPRRQIAKWHMLCDG
- the SYT4 gene encoding synaptotagmin-4 isoform X1, with the protein product MAPIAASRQQFDEIPTVVGIFSAFGLVFSVSLFAWICCQRKSSKSNKTPPYKFVHVLKGVDIYPENLNSKKKFGADDKNEAKNKSAMPKNSLHLDLEKRDLNGNFPKTTPKIQSSPDPENLSPKHFVERKKDSVSPDSLKSITSLSSEDKQDKLGTLYFSLEYNFEKKAFVVNIKEARGLPAMDEQSMTSDPYIKMTILPEKKHKVKTRVLRKTLDPAFDETFTFYGIPYSQIQDLTLHFIILSFDRFSRDDVIGEVLIPLAGIELSEGRLLMDREIIKRNVRKSSGRGELLVSLCYQSTTNTLTVVVLKARHLPKSDVSGLSDPYVKVNLYHAKKRISKKKTHVKKCTPNAVFNELFVFDIPCEGLDDISIEFLVLDSDRGSRNEVIGRLTLGSSAEGTGGEHWKEICEYPRRQIAKWHMLCDG